The genomic stretch GGCTTTCCTTCCAGTACATTTGGTGAAGAAAGTCAGGAAGATGTTAATCCTCCTCCAAATTTAATGGAGCATCCACCTCTTGCTGTTTTTGTGAATGGTACTAAGCAGttaatctttaaaaaaaaaaaaaatctttgtcCGACATGCCTCCACAACTTTTGGTTTGTCAAATCTAGTCTCGTTTTTTATGTAGAGCGTAATGTCTGCTGGTTGTGTTTTCATGTCTTATACGCATGCTATTAACTGTACTTGTCTTCTGAAAAAGTAAGAAGAGCAACAAATGCAATGCCTAATTTATTTACTCTGTTCGTACTGACGTAAGTTAAATGCTTTGCCTCCAAGTTACTGTTGAGATAAACCAACTACTCCTAGAGTAGTTGGCCCCCAAGGGAGCCTTAAGGCTTTACTTGGGTGTAGGTCAAGCGATCCAATCTATTGGCCTGCATTTTAAATCCACGATTTCCTGGAATAATTTCACCGACAGGTGCGTATGCACCCATCTGGACCGGTGGTGGTTAGTCCCCCCGGGTTCCCCCCTTGATCCCTTTGGGTCCCCCCGCCCCCAGTATAGAGTATGAGTAGGTATACCTTAGAATCTATCGTCtccagcaaaaaaaaaagttttactGTTGAGAtaaacatgatttttttttaaaaacattttTGCATAGCCTGATACCCAAAATGTATGAACGTATTTCCCAAAGGTTTCTGTGACCACTAAGAACATTTAACTGATTTATACCTCCCTGGATTACTGCTTTAATCCTTTCTCTTTTGCATGCTCCCTATTGACATTGCAGGTGTATCTGCAGCAATGAATGAATTGCGTCCCTGTGCTCCATTGAGTTTGAAGCGCATTCTTGCACAAGAATTAGTGAAGGGGTTGCAGGGTGTCTCTGATTCTCTATTGAGATACAACACAACCAGGATGCTCAGAGATAATGAGTCTATACTTTTCCTTGCACTCTGTAGAGCGTTTCTTGAGGTGAAATCTAAGGAACTTGTCCTGACGGTTGCCTGCAATTGTTAATCCATGCAAACAACAGCTTAAGTTGTCCTTTGGTATTTCCTTTCAGGTAGTTTTTCCACATTGTGCCATGTGCTTTGGCCGTTGTTACCCTGGTGGAGCCTCTTTGATAACAGATGCCAAGAATTTATTTGATGGAATAACCCGCCTAGTAATAAACTCTCCATCAAGAGAACTTCCAAGATCTGTTCCAAGTGTAGAGGGAAAGAATATATCTGAAAATGGAAATCTGCCTTCCTTGGAGAATGGAGTAGTGTCTACTATTGAGCGGACTGCAAGTGCAAACCTAGAGGAACAACAGAACAACCTCACGCCACAAGATGGGGAAAGGATCACCAGAAGATCAAGCATGTGAAGGGAGATAAGCTCACTCTAAAATAAATCCAGAAGTTCCCTGCCCTAATGCCAATAAGAATTTTGTATCTACAGTGGAGAAGGGCCATTAACATTTTTACCCTTCTATTCACTGGGGTGGTTGTGAAGAATCGTTATGATTTAGATGGATACCATCAATAGCGATTGGAGTAAATTGGTCATGTTCAGATCTTTACTGTGATAAAATTAATTTTGTAAGCAGGTGTAAAGTCCTGAGGCATTGAGGCCGATGGTGATAGGAACACTTTGTTAAAAATTTCATGGTCATAGTGAACAAAAGGAATTTTGGTTCGTTGGTTTCTTCCTCCTGTACAAGTTGCATCATTTGCAGTGAAAACAAAGGCTGGCTTATCGCAATAAAATAggttattattgttattatttattgGCTGAAGAGAATTCTGACGTGTTACAGACGAGAAGATGCAGGGAAACTAATAAGCATCAGTTGAACAAGCCTCGAGGCCTTCAGCTGCTGCAGCCGGGAGATAGATTGGGAGGTCATCAGGATTGCAAGGCCCTTGACATGTCATTTGGCAATAGGAATTGAAGAATGCTTTTCCATTATTGATTACTCCGTGTGTTGTGCAGATGACAGAATTACTGTCCTTTGTCAGGTTTGAATATATTGTCGCACTAGggttttttctcacttttcctAGCTAAGAGAAAGTTTTATACTTACCGTTTGTCTTAAAATTCTTTAAATTGAGATTCCAGGAGTCACATTTGTAAGAGCtgttttatctttttgtctctttcTAATAAGCATCGAGTATGGGCTTGCCTGATATGAATTGATTCAAAGTACTTGTGTGACTTCCTTTCATGTCTTATCCAGTCACTTTTGatcatttttacaattttttggaggaaaaaaaaaaagaaaagtactaGTGCATTTGTTTCAtataaagaaagaagaaagaagaaagaaaatgctaGAAGATGGAACAAAGATATGTAGCAGGAGGAGCTACTTGCACCGTCATcatatttttaaatcatttagAGACTGCCATAGCAACCGCAGGATGTTATGCAGGATAGAAACTTGATTTCCTCCATATGCAATTATGCACGAAGGCGTAACTTTTGGTCTCGAAcatttatctcaaataattacatTCAAGAAAATTATCATACAAATATCGAGTGCTGACACTGTCTGTACATGGTAGTCAGGTGGATTCTAATAATGCAGATTGGAAGACAACTGAGAACAAATCCACGAGCACAATACATCTGGAAAAGTCCATATATCCCATACATAAGTTCCAAGAACTCCCATCTAACTTATACTTCCACTAAGTATAGTACAAGGCGTGAAGTAACAGCAACAAAACAGAAAGGGATGAGCCGGGCAGAGCAAAAGATGATGATTTCGAGGAATAGAAGTAGTAGTAAGGGTAAGAGTAGTTGCGCTGTCCCACACCAGGAGGTACCTGAATAGAAGGAACGTTTCCCCCGCCGCCTCCAAAATAATTGAAATGAGGTGGAGGAGCTGCATTACCCCATGAAATATAAGAtggtggtggaggtggaggtggaaGTGGAagtggaggtggaggtggaggtggcGAGGATTCAGGAGGCAATGGCTTTGGAAGCAATGAGGGTGGTGGTGCATGAAAGTAATAATTTTGTGGAGGCGAGTAGTGGTGCACTGGTGGTGTTGGCGGTGTCAGCAGAGGCCCAGGTGGGGAAGATGGTGGTGGCTTTGGATTCACTGGCGATGGTGGTGGTGAACATATGACAGGACATGTTCCACAGTCACTAACGCATATCAAACTTGCTGATGCTGGAGTGCCTGGTGGAGGTTGATCATCACATTTGATAGCTTTAGCAAGCATGAGAGAACAAAGCAATAGAAACCATTTTCTTGTAATAGATGAAAGAACTCTGGAAAGCAACATCGTTCTATAGTTGTTGCGAATGACTTGAGAGCTTGTCATGATATATGCTCCACTATGAAGTAGTATTCACTTTTGCGATTTTATAGTGCAAACGAGAAGTGAGGTAGAATAGCTTAGGGTTACTAGATTCATGTGTGCCTGTGGAGATTGGAAAGTAAAAAGTTTGATCTGGATGCTTCTTTAACAAAAAAAAGCCTCAAGGGTTGGTTTTTCTGCAAAGCAGTATGACAAATTGACATTTGAATACGCTCGTTGGACTATTTTGACAATTGCACCCTAAATCATTGGACTATAGCTAGTTTGGCAAATAAGGCCTTGCTTGGATTGCTGTTTTCCGTAGAAAAATTTCGTCAttttccgtgaacacatttccctattatcttttttcctcacatacatcaaatcgctacagtaatttttccatgaaaaatgacggaaaatgcaatccaaacgggacctaagtttttggccaagttgattagtaatctcaaaaaacttttcaaaattttttaattatgtatttcaaaatatccaaaaatttatacatttcaaaaaaaaaatttacaacttctacaataaattacagtaaaattttagacaaacacccaaaaaattcatttgccaaaCGGGGCTACTACTGATTTTGGTGCTTCACTCATTCCGAGTCCTTCATCACTAGGGATATGAAACTGTGGCAATCTTCCTACCAATTGGTCAATCAAGGAATTAATGGAGATTTTGCcacattttcatgcaaaaagttACAATAATTGAGATATGACATATATTTAAAGAGACTTGCAGCACATTTTTAGAATCAATGTGTAGGTAAACAAAACTCAGCTATCACAAAAAACGTCACGATTATGTGGTGAATAGTTAAGGCCAAAATGTGATAACAATCCTTGAATTTAGAAAAAACTGAGTCTGGTGAAACTTGATCTTGGCAAGTTCATCTTGACAATTAACTCTATTAATTTACatgtaatttaaatttttaagtGACTAGCGTACTACCCTCTACAAATTGTGAGTGTGGTGATTTGTCAAACATGTCTGATGATCCTTATCGTATTCGTTAATCATTTTTACCAGTAGTGGGAATCCTATGCAGGATTCATTTGGTAGTGACATCCTTTCTTTTCAATATGCTTTTCTCTAGACACAATCCACCTTTGCGGGCATCAATTCTTCGTCAATAGTTTCATACTTTATCCTGTTTGCTTTTGTATGTGCTTTTCTTATGCAGAAGGACTTTTCCACTCAACCATTTCAACTTTGACTCCAAGCAAAGAATTTCATATTCAATTATTGCAGATTCTAAGGAGCTCCTTTTGATATAACATTCTTGTGGGGCTATACATGGAACAAGCAGCATATTCTTGATCTAGCTTGTTCCCTTTGTCCATCAACAAATAACAAGCTTGACTCTGGTAATCCAAGCAAATGGATAAAATTTTGGGGACAAATGTCTGGCTTGGCTATGACAATCACTTTTCTTTTCCCATGCACATTAATCTATTGTATAATCAACGTGAACAAATAATTAGTCAGTAATGATAATTGAGGAGGCATTGATTTAATAGTTAAAATTGATTCTCAGAACGTAGAGATCTTGGATTCAAATTTTCCTTCTCCCTCGTTGTTTCTTAAATTACATCCCTCTCCTATTGAAATTCTAAAAAACTAATGTTTGTCCTTAATGGCGATCAAAATTATTGTAATTGCACATAATTAGAGGGTAATAGGTTGAGTTTCCAATGATTTCATGCTTGTGGTGATTAAACTTTAGAATCCATGACAAGGGAAAGAACCTAAGAGGCATATTTGCTGAATGCACAAGCCAAGATTTCAACTAataaaaattactttttttaaaagaaGAAGAGGCTAAATAAGTATACTAATAAGGTTTGTACTTAAAAAGGGCCAAAGGAAGATTAATCCGTAATATTTTATTGAGCATTGACAAGCTAAGTACGACACCTGATGCAGAATTATTGAACTTCCCATTCATTCGTTTCTCTATACTCATTACCTTTTTCTCATCCTGAATTTGGATATGTTTATGGTGACAAATAAccatctttttcattttttttcttggcctgGTTGAAGTTCTTACTTAGCTGATGTAATATGATAGCTTTTATCTCAATTTGATAAGTAGTTTCTAATCTGGTTTATGACATGTGATTTTCATTTGTTAAATTTTTGGGGCCATTTAGTAGCGTTCATGCTTCTTGTTAAATTTGTTTTTCGTACCTTCTTCTGTTTTCAGTGCACATAATGCTGGAGGACGTGCAGTTGTTGCAAAATTTCTAGTTCCAACAAACGCATTTCTGATAACATCACCAGAAAACCCtacacataaaaaataaaataaaagtgttTGATATATAGGTAATTGTATATCAGTGAAGAAGATTATTGCCTGGCTTATATTTGGAGATCTTTACTCTGGGCAAGAGGCGATTTCTAAGAGTTGTTAAACATGCTGTTCATACCAAGTTCTTTCAACCGACTAAGCTCTGGAACTATAACAGATCCAAGATCTGGTCTATCCTTCTTCCTAAGCTCAACACACTGCAACGCTAATTTTGCAAAGCTTAGAGCATCCTCGACAGGCCATTCCGGGACTGTTGGATCTAACAAATCTGCAAATCTTCCTTCTTCTATGGCCCTCTCGACGTGATGTGTGAGCCCCATTGGAGGCCTTGCAGTGATAATCTGGAGTAACAATACCCCGAGAGAGTATATATCCGACTTTGTCCCTAATTCGCCTGTATGCTGGTATTCAGGATCTATATAACAAAATGTCCCAGCAGCCGAAGTCATGTGATATTGTGTTACAGTATCGGCTACGGAGGCTGGAACCAAACGTGCCAAGCCAACATCACTAATTTTACAAACGAAATTTTGATCTAAAAGGATGTTGGCAGGTTTAAGGTCCCGATGCACAAGAGGCTCTGGTTTTGTCTGGTGAAGGAATAGAAGGCCAGTGGCAATATCAGCTGCAATTTTAAACCGAAATGCCCATGGTATGGGTGGTGTGTTACCTTTGCGAAATAGCCTATCTTCCAAACTTCCATAGTTCATATATTCGTATACCAAGCATCCATATTCAGGACATGCACCCAAGAGGAGAACCATATTTGGGTGTCTAATGCTGCTCAGGACCTCTACCTGTAGAATAGAAACCATAATGTACGTAAAGAAATTCCGACATGTATACCTACAAATTTACAGACTATCCCACTAGCATGTTTAAATACCCCGCTGAAGTGCCAATGTCGATAGATTTTGACATTGGTCATTGGACCTAGATCTTAGGTTAGATAAGCAAAGTTTAGGATCTAATTTATAGAAGAAAGATGGTTTTACGTTTTGACAAACGTCTGGATGCGTCTTAGCATGTAGCATAACATTTTGTCAATGGTAATCATGTGCTCGCAATAGATGAATATGGTTATGTTTCTATACCATTTGCAAGCTTAACTATTTCTTCCCTGCCACTGTTTAATAACAATGAATAAGAGGCTTGTGGGATTGACACgagactttttttttcttcccctaAAGTTAAAATATCATCTATATTTAAGGACAAGCGCCACTATCAGTATCTGTGAAGACAATTTTTAGTTTCCTTCTTAAACTTTCCTTAAGCGTCCCGTGTGCATATATGCAGGCTAGTAATCTCAAACAGAAAGCAAtgtcttacctcttgttggaaTTGCTTCCTTCCTTGTGCAGCATCAGGTCTCAGAATCTTAATGGCAACTGGAGTATGATCAAGTTTACCTTTATAAACAGGACCATAACCACCTTCCCCGATTTTTGATGAACTTGAGAATTTATTGGTGGCAATTTCTATATCCTCAATGGTGTATTTTCTGCAACGACAATCATTTTGTGATAGAATTTTCAGTGCTCTAGACTTTCCTTCTGCTTCTCGCTTGGCCTTTTCCTCAGCATGCTTTCTTCTTTGTGCTTCAATATCAGCTAACTTTTGAGCCTTCTCAGCCGCTTCAATGGCAGCTCTACGTTTAGCCTTCTCCATCTCAACAATCGCGACAGCTGACTCTCCAGAATGTCGGGCTTGCTCAATCTTCAGGGCTTCTTCCATTTTCCATCTGTCGAGCTCTTTAGCCTGAAAGATGGGCAAAAAGTATCCATTCCAAATGTTATAAAAGCTGATAGCATGCTACCATTTCATGACCATGTGGTCCTTTTGGATGATAGAACAGGTGGGAGAGAAGGGATGCGGCAAGTATATTGACTACTCCTGAGAGAAAGTGCATCATCTAGCGTTACCTTTTGTTTGGCTGAGAGAGCTTCCTTGCAAGCTGTATTGTACATTTCCAGAGTCTGTTTGAGCTCGAGTTTTAGTCTATTCATTTCAGCTTCAAGCTGCCATTAGGAATTCCATAAAGCCAATGTAATGAATCATTGTGGTTTTAAAATTCACATAAACATCAGAATGATCTCTGTATTCATCTACAACAATTCTGCAACTCATTAGTATTTATAATTTATCACTTACTGAAGATGATCCAGAACTTCCACTGTTTGCAGCATCCAGCATGTTAGCAAAATCTACATTTTTAATAATTGCCTCCATCGGTCCAAAGTGAAATGGTGCAGTGGAATCACTATCACTGGTGGAGAGGCTATTGCGACTGGGTACATTACTTTTTGCAACGAACGAAATATCAATATTCTCCATTGATCCAAACGGAAGAGCTGCAGGAGGCCACACTTTCGCAGGCCCCACTCCCTTTTGCTCTTCTCTCCTAGATAATGCCCTGCTTCATATTTGATAAAGCTGATTATGCCAAAGAAGGAATGGTTGAACTTTCTTTTATGCATGCCCGGCCATGCTCATCTATTTCAGAAAGTTAACTTCTCAACAGTTGATTGCTCGACCATGTTCCAATAGTTTAGGTCTGAACCCTATAGGCTACAATAAACAATGTTTCCCCACTACATTGAAACTAGAATGTTTGGTCTTGTACACACAACTTTTTCTCTTGTATATAATCTTCCTTCATCTAACCCCATAGAGGCATGATGTAGCTCATTTTTAACCCTGGGTTGAATAAGAATGGTGCGTCCTCACGATGTCTGTAAATCGTTATTAGCTATCATAATGAGCTAAGAAAGACTGCCACATGAATCATTTTAATTTGAACATTTTTTAAAAGATGCGATCATGTCCCTCTTCTCGTTGACCAGAATTTTTGTTAAGAGGCACTATCCAAGACAAACTACCTTATTTATGagggaggggaaaaaaagaaaagaaaagaaaagtcagCAATATTACATACAATGATTAGTAACATGTACCTAGAAAGATCCTCAGGTTCACTGTGATTAAACCTGATGGGAGACTGGTTTCTTGCAGATTCTTGTTTAGGAGTTACAGGAGTCGACTTAGATCTTACAGCAGGTCGAAAAGATAGCTTCTTGCCTTTTGCGATTACATACACAGAACAGAAATCAGGGGCAGCCTTGTTGACAATTGTTGGCACATCATGAGTCCAAAACTTCCTGCATTACTAATATGTCATGTTAGGTCTTTCTGAACTGTGTTTTTCATCAATGTAATGCAATTCTGTGTGTATCTGCCCCGTGAAAGtgcttgtgtgtgtgtgtatcacagagagagagagagtaccTTGCAATGGGATTTCTTGACGATGCACCAAGAACAATATTTTTAATGTGATTGTCAGAAATATAGTCCAGAATTGCCTTGGAAACATCTACGCCTTCAAGGAGTACTTCTTTCACTTTAATCTGGAATTCCCTCCACATCCATTAACAATTCACAGTCATGTTAGATTTTAATTTAGATTTTGCTACCCGATTACTCCAAGGTGATCAATCTAATACATATGTTGGGTTGAATGGCCTTAAAGTAACTCAATCAAGAGACGATCATGCAATATATCCATTGCCACAACAATGACCAAAAATTGTTCTTATATATAACAGGCTACACAAAATCATTCGAACTATTCTTCATACATAAAAAAATCACGTACCCCTTTACGTGCGCAATACAGGCGGGATGGTTTGAAAAGCTGCTGCTCATCCGTACTCCCTGATGCATTATATGCATTAGCAACCTCACCGTCTGCGCCAAGACTCTCTGTCAAGGATCCATGcagcatatatatatacatatatatatatattagcaaAATGGCCATAGTTAATTATTCCAATGATCAGAGTTCAACATGCTAATGCTGCCAGGtgaaattttgtttgcatctTATCTTATGAGACTGATAATAACAAACCTATCTAATATCATTCATGAAACAAAGAAAATAGACCTTTAACTAGGTGCATACGTAGTCATTATATTACATGTATCATAAGCCAAAAAGAGAGGGTACCTACGAGGTTGTGGATTTCTGATCTTAACATGGATCAGAATGATTGAATGATCTGTTAACAAGAGATGCTCAACAGCCCATTTGACAGCTGATGCACTGTTCTTGTCCCTATCAATGGTCACCGCGGTGAGATTGTTGGTGGTGGATTCATCAGAGCTTGTGCCACTATGAGGAGCCATTTATATTTCGTTTTTCATAGGACAAAACTACTCCTAGCTAGTTATTGTACATTCATCTGTACATTCATTGTGGGGTTGGTGGGGGAGATAACTGATAAACAGGGCCTAAAGCCACCAGCATAAAGGCCAGCCCACCACCGGTGGTACCACCTTATCACCACCACTTGCGCCTTGAATGTATGTTTTCTCCGgcgaaaaaagaaaatggaagacaGGAGGCCACCAAGGGTCCCTTTGGTTAATTCTCTTTCTTCCTCCCGCTTTCTGTACTTTCAACGAACAAAATTGACTTGACTAACGAGAATTCTATTTGTGTTTTTTCCACCATCCATTCCTTTTCTAGgcatttcattaaaaaaaaaaaaaaaaaaagttactgcATGAATCTACTCTTGCTGATCTGTACGctaagaaagattaatccttatttAACTGTTGGCATACGACAATAACGTAAAAGATACATTTCCATAATGAACGCTACAAGATGACTAGGATgattaaaatttgttaaattcaaGTACTACTcattcaaataaataaaattttttccaaattgtGATTTCAAAACTAAATATTACTAAATAAATAGACATATGAGAATCATATTGTTC from Coffea eugenioides isolate CCC68of chromosome 8, Ceug_1.0, whole genome shotgun sequence encodes the following:
- the LOC113780809 gene encoding pollen-specific leucine-rich repeat extensin-like protein 4; this translates as MLLSRVLSSITRKWFLLLCSLMLAKAIKCDDQPPPGTPASASLICVSDCGTCPVICSPPPSPVNPKPPPSSPPGPLLTPPTPPVHHYSPPQNYYFHAPPPSLLPKPLPPESSPPPPPPPLPLPPPPPPPSYISWGNAAPPPHFNYFGGGGGNVPSIQVPPGVGQRNYSYPYYYFYSSKSSSFALPGSSLSVLLLLLHALYYT
- the LOC113780810 gene encoding U-box domain-containing protein 35, giving the protein MAPHSGTSSDESTTNNLTAVTIDRDKNSASAVKWAVEHLLLTDHSIILIHVKIRNPQPRRYPLFLAYDTYGEVANAYNASGSTDEQQLFKPSRLYCARKGIKVKEVLLEGVDVSKAILDYISDNHIKNIVLGASSRNPIARKFWTHDVPTIVNKAAPDFCSVYVIAKGKKLSFRPAVRSKSTPVTPKQESARNQSPIRFNHSEPEDLSRALSRREEQKGVGPAKVWPPAALPFGSMENIDISFVAKSNVPSRNSLSTSDSDSTAPFHFGPMEAIIKNVDFANMLDAANSGSSGSSSLEAEMNRLKLELKQTLEMYNTACKEALSAKQKAKELDRWKMEEALKIEQARHSGESAVAIVEMEKAKRRAAIEAAEKAQKLADIEAQRRKHAEEKAKREAEGKSRALKILSQNDCRCRKYTIEDIEIATNKFSSSSKIGEGGYGPVYKGKLDHTPVAIKILRPDAAQGRKQFQQEVEVLSSIRHPNMVLLLGACPEYGCLVYEYMNYGSLEDRLFRKGNTPPIPWAFRFKIAADIATGLLFLHQTKPEPLVHRDLKPANILLDQNFVCKISDVGLARLVPASVADTVTQYHMTSAAGTFCYIDPEYQHTGELGTKSDIYSLGVLLLQIITARPPMGLTHHVERAIEEGRFADLLDPTVPEWPVEDALSFAKLALQCVELRKKDRPDLGSVIVPELSRLKELGMNSMFNNS